A region from the Bradyrhizobium erythrophlei genome encodes:
- a CDS encoding hybrid sensor histidine kinase/response regulator: MDDLLREFLTETSESLDTVDNQLVRFEQEPNNAKILDNIFRLVHTIKGTCGFLGLPRLEALAHAAETLMGKFRDGMPVTGQAVTLILTTIDRIKDILGRLEATEAEPDGSDQDLIDELQAMVERGMEAMSASAPPIASAASPVASASASPAEAAPAAAAEPAVAAGSLIPQMLERPLRPGEVSLDELERAFRETAIEVASPPTAPVAPAVAAPAPRAAPAREAKPVAKEAKPAAAVKPAASKVAAADEVHEADKVANQSIRVNVDTLEHLMTMVSELVLTRNQLLEISRRNEDTEFKVPLQRLSNVTAELQEGVMKTRMQPIGNAWQKLPRIVRDLSGELGKQIELEMHGADTELDRQVLDLIKDPLTHMVRNSADHGLETPAERAAAGKPEQGTIRLSAYHEGGHIIICIADNGRGLNTERIKAKAVSSGLVSEAELEKMTEAQIHKFIFAPGFSTAAAVTSVSGRGVGMDVVRTNIDQIGGTIDIKSVAGEGSSVTIKIPLTLAIVSALIVEAAGDRFAIPQLAVVELVRARANSEHRIERIKDTAVLRLRNKLLPLMHLKKLLKIDDGSSSDPENGFIVVTQVGSQTFGIVVDGVFHTEEIVVKPMSTKLRHIDMFSGNTILGDGAVIMIIDPNGIAKALGASGAASHEIADENAASRASAADQLTSLLVFRAGSAQPKAVPLGLVTRLEEIAADKIELSNGRYMVQYRDQLMPLVQMNGVNVQTTGSQPILVFADDRRSMGLVVDEIVDIVEEKLNIEVAGEQLAGILGSAVIKGQATEVIDVGHFLPMAFPDWFTRKEMAPSASAQSVLLVDDSAFFRNMLAPVLKAAGYKVRVAPNAQEGLTALRSGQVFDVVLTDIEMPDMNGFEFAEIIRADQHLSAMPIIALSSLVSPAAIERGRQAGFHDYVAKFDRPGLIAALKEQTAELNRAA; the protein is encoded by the coding sequence ATGGATGATCTGTTGCGGGAGTTTCTGACGGAAACCAGCGAGAGCCTGGATACCGTCGACAATCAGCTGGTGCGGTTCGAGCAGGAACCGAACAACGCCAAGATACTCGATAACATTTTTCGCCTGGTCCACACCATCAAGGGCACCTGCGGCTTCCTGGGACTGCCGCGGCTGGAAGCGCTGGCGCATGCCGCCGAGACCCTGATGGGCAAATTCCGCGACGGAATGCCGGTGACGGGCCAGGCGGTGACGCTGATCCTGACCACGATCGACCGCATCAAGGACATCCTGGGCCGGCTCGAGGCGACCGAGGCGGAGCCCGACGGCTCCGATCAGGATCTGATCGACGAATTACAGGCGATGGTGGAGCGCGGGATGGAAGCGATGTCAGCGTCGGCTCCGCCGATCGCGTCCGCGGCTTCGCCGGTCGCGTCGGCGTCGGCTTCGCCGGCCGAAGCGGCGCCTGCGGCTGCCGCTGAGCCTGCGGTTGCGGCGGGCTCCTTGATACCGCAGATGCTGGAGCGGCCGCTGCGTCCCGGCGAAGTGTCGCTGGATGAACTGGAGCGCGCGTTCCGCGAAACCGCGATCGAGGTTGCATCGCCGCCCACGGCGCCGGTCGCGCCAGCTGTCGCCGCGCCCGCGCCGCGGGCCGCGCCCGCCAGGGAAGCCAAGCCGGTGGCGAAAGAGGCAAAGCCGGCCGCCGCCGTAAAACCCGCGGCCAGCAAGGTGGCCGCCGCCGACGAAGTGCACGAGGCCGACAAGGTCGCCAACCAGTCGATCCGCGTCAACGTGGATACGCTGGAACATTTGATGACCATGGTGTCGGAACTGGTGCTGACCCGCAATCAGCTCTTGGAGATCTCGCGGCGCAACGAGGACACCGAGTTCAAGGTGCCGCTGCAGCGGCTCTCCAACGTCACCGCCGAACTGCAGGAAGGCGTCATGAAGACGCGGATGCAGCCGATCGGCAACGCCTGGCAGAAGCTGCCGCGCATCGTGCGCGACCTCTCGGGCGAACTCGGCAAGCAGATCGAACTGGAGATGCACGGCGCCGACACCGAGCTCGACCGCCAGGTGCTCGACCTGATCAAGGATCCGCTCACCCACATGGTGCGCAACTCCGCCGACCACGGCCTGGAGACCCCGGCCGAGCGCGCGGCCGCCGGCAAGCCCGAGCAGGGCACCATTCGGCTGTCCGCCTATCATGAAGGCGGCCACATCATCATCTGCATCGCCGACAACGGCCGCGGCCTCAACACCGAGCGGATCAAGGCCAAGGCGGTCTCGAGCGGTCTCGTCAGCGAGGCTGAACTCGAGAAGATGACCGAAGCGCAGATCCACAAGTTCATCTTCGCGCCCGGCTTCTCGACCGCGGCCGCGGTCACCTCGGTGTCCGGCCGCGGCGTCGGCATGGACGTGGTGCGCACCAATATCGACCAGATCGGCGGCACCATCGACATCAAGTCGGTGGCCGGCGAGGGTTCCAGCGTCACCATCAAGATCCCGCTGACGCTTGCCATCGTCTCGGCGCTGATCGTGGAAGCCGCCGGCGACCGCTTTGCCATTCCGCAGCTGGCGGTGGTCGAACTGGTGCGGGCGCGGGCCAATTCCGAGCACCGCATCGAGCGCATCAAGGACACCGCGGTGTTGCGGCTGCGCAACAAGCTGTTGCCGCTGATGCACCTGAAGAAACTGCTCAAGATCGACGACGGCTCCTCTTCCGATCCGGAGAACGGCTTCATCGTCGTGACCCAAGTCGGCAGCCAGACCTTCGGCATCGTGGTCGACGGCGTGTTCCACACCGAGGAAATCGTGGTCAAGCCGATGTCGACCAAGCTGCGCCACATCGACATGTTCTCCGGCAACACCATCCTGGGCGATGGCGCCGTGATCATGATCATCGATCCCAACGGCATCGCCAAGGCATTGGGCGCCTCGGGTGCTGCCAGCCATGAAATCGCCGACGAGAACGCGGCTTCCCGCGCCAGCGCCGCCGATCAACTGACCTCGCTTTTGGTGTTCCGCGCCGGCAGCGCCCAGCCCAAGGCGGTGCCGCTCGGCCTCGTCACGCGTCTGGAGGAGATCGCCGCCGACAAGATCGAGCTCTCCAACGGCCGCTACATGGTGCAGTATCGCGACCAGCTGATGCCGCTGGTGCAGATGAACGGCGTCAATGTCCAGACCACAGGCTCGCAGCCGATCCTGGTGTTCGCCGACGACCGCCGCTCGATGGGGCTGGTGGTCGACGAGATCGTCGACATCGTCGAGGAGAAGCTCAACATCGAGGTCGCGGGCGAGCAGCTGGCCGGCATTCTCGGCTCCGCCGTGATCAAGGGCCAGGCCACCGAAGTGATCGACGTCGGCCACTTCCTGCCGATGGCGTTCCCCGACTGGTTCACGCGCAAGGAGATGGCGCCGTCGGCGTCCGCGCAATCGGTGCTTTTGGTCGACGACAGCGCGTTCTTCCGCAACATGCTGGCGCCGGTGCTCAAAGCCGCCGGCTACAAGGTGCGGGTGGCGCCGAACGCGCAGGAGGGCCTGACGGCGCTGCGCTCGGGCCAGGTCTTCGACGTGGTGCTGACCGACATCGAGATGCCCGACATGAACGGGTTCGAGTTCGCCGAAATTATCCGGGCCGACCAGCACTTAAGTGCGATGCCGATCATCGCGCTGTCCTCGCTGGTGTCGCCGGCGGCGATCGAGCGCGGCCGGCAGGCCGGCTTCCACGATTACGTTGCCAAGTTCGACCGTCCCGGCCTGATCGCGGCGCTGAAGGAACAGACCGCCGAACTCAACCGCGCGGCATGA
- a CDS encoding chemotaxis protein CheW: MTSKTDLTEGAVAEYVTAMIGGQLFGLPISRVQDVFMPERLTRVPLSPGEIAGVLNLRGRIVTVVDMRARLGLPRADDGKPPMAVGVDLRGESYGLLIDQIGEVLRLPDAGREENPVNLDPRMAKLAGGVHRLDGQLMVVLDVDRVLEIVPKTVLAA, from the coding sequence ATGACCAGCAAGACCGACTTGACCGAAGGCGCCGTCGCCGAATACGTCACCGCGATGATCGGAGGCCAGCTGTTCGGGCTGCCGATCTCCCGCGTCCAGGACGTGTTCATGCCGGAACGGCTGACGCGGGTGCCGCTGTCGCCCGGCGAGATCGCCGGTGTGCTCAATCTGCGCGGCCGCATCGTCACCGTGGTGGACATGCGCGCCCGGCTCGGACTGCCGAGGGCCGACGACGGCAAGCCGCCGATGGCGGTCGGCGTCGACCTGCGCGGTGAGTCCTACGGCCTGCTGATCGACCAGATCGGCGAGGTCCTTAGGCTTCCCGACGCGGGCCGCGAGGAAAATCCCGTCAACCTCGATCCCCGCATGGCCAAGCTCGCCGGCGGCGTGCATCGTCTCGACGGTCAGCTCATGGTCGTCCTCGATGTCGATCGCGTCCTCGAAATCGTGCCGAAAACCGTGCTGGCAGCCTAG
- a CDS encoding response regulator, protein MRTCLVVDDSTVIRKIARRILEEMDFEITEAEDGEKALEVCKCGLPDAVLLDWNMPVMDGFEFLGNLRRLPGGDQPKVVFCTTENGIDHIARGLDAGANEYIMKPFDKDIVAAKFREVGLIEVTVPV, encoded by the coding sequence ATGAGAACATGTCTTGTCGTCGATGACTCGACCGTCATCCGGAAAATCGCGAGGCGAATTCTGGAAGAGATGGATTTCGAGATCACCGAGGCCGAGGACGGCGAGAAGGCGCTGGAAGTCTGCAAGTGCGGACTGCCCGACGCCGTCCTGCTCGACTGGAACATGCCGGTCATGGATGGCTTCGAGTTCCTGGGCAATCTGCGCCGGCTGCCTGGCGGCGACCAGCCCAAGGTGGTGTTCTGCACTACCGAAAACGGGATTGATCATATTGCGCGTGGGCTTGATGCGGGCGCCAACGAATACATCATGAAGCCGTTCGACAAGGACATCGTCGCCGCGAAGTTCCGGGAAGTCGGATTGATCGAGGTTACGGTGCCGGTCTAG
- a CDS encoding CheR family methyltransferase has translation MTPPDYEYLRKLLRDHSGLDLSADKQYLIESRLLPLARKAGIAGISELVQKMKDGSASLVTQVVEAMTTNETFFFRDKVPFDHFRDSIMPEILQARAGRKSIRIWCAAGSTGQEPYSLAMCLKEMSGALSGWRVEIIATDLSQEVLEKSKAGIYSQFEVQRGLPIQLLVKYFKQTGEFWQINADLRAMVQHRQLNLLHDFSQLGTFDVIFCRNVLIYFDQDTKINIFNRLAKQMEPDGFLVLGAAETVVGLTDVFKPFPDRRGLYRPSGVRPAPAKMPASGGASPKVSAVAGL, from the coding sequence GTGACCCCGCCCGACTACGAATATCTGCGCAAACTCCTGAGAGACCATTCCGGTCTCGATCTGTCTGCCGACAAGCAGTATCTGATCGAAAGCCGGTTGCTGCCGCTGGCGCGCAAGGCCGGCATCGCCGGCATCAGCGAACTCGTGCAAAAAATGAAGGATGGGTCCGCCTCGCTCGTCACCCAGGTGGTCGAAGCCATGACCACCAACGAAACCTTCTTCTTCCGCGATAAGGTTCCGTTCGATCACTTCCGCGATTCGATCATGCCCGAAATCCTGCAGGCTCGCGCCGGCCGCAAGAGCATCCGGATCTGGTGCGCCGCCGGCTCGACGGGTCAGGAACCCTATTCGCTCGCGATGTGCCTGAAGGAAATGAGCGGGGCGCTGAGCGGCTGGCGGGTCGAAATCATCGCCACCGACCTTTCGCAGGAAGTGCTCGAGAAGTCCAAGGCGGGCATCTACAGCCAGTTCGAGGTGCAGCGCGGCCTGCCGATCCAGTTGCTGGTCAAATACTTCAAGCAGACCGGCGAGTTTTGGCAGATCAACGCCGACCTTCGCGCCATGGTGCAGCATCGCCAGCTCAATCTGCTGCACGATTTTTCCCAGCTCGGCACGTTCGACGTGATCTTCTGCCGCAACGTTCTGATCTATTTCGATCAGGACACCAAGATCAACATCTTCAACCGGCTTGCCAAGCAGATGGAGCCGGACGGATTTCTCGTGCTCGGCGCGGCCGAGACGGTGGTCGGGCTAACTGACGTCTTCAAGCCGTTTCCCGATCGGCGCGGTCTCTATCGGCCGAGCGGCGTGCGCCCGGCGCCGGCGAAAATGCCGGCGTCCGGCGGCGCCTCGCCGAAGGTGTCGGCGGTGGCAGGGCTTTGA
- a CDS encoding pilus assembly protein PilZ has translation MADDAKGPERVTFSRGYGVCIMGIDGTWRRDCLLNAISDNDAILTVEGSIQGLNLKEFFLLLSSTGLAYRRCELVRVNGTEIDVQFLKGKNKKKRAGAASPQDTMMA, from the coding sequence ATGGCAGACGACGCTAAAGGACCGGAACGCGTGACCTTCAGTCGCGGATATGGCGTCTGCATCATGGGCATCGACGGTACCTGGCGCCGCGATTGTCTGCTTAACGCCATATCGGACAATGACGCCATCCTCACCGTCGAGGGCTCGATCCAGGGCCTCAATCTCAAGGAGTTCTTTCTCCTGCTGTCATCGACGGGGCTTGCCTATCGCCGATGCGAGCTGGTTCGCGTCAACGGCACCGAGATCGACGTCCAGTTCCTGAAGGGCAAGAACAAGAAAAAGCGGGCGGGCGCGGCTTCGCCCCAGGACACCATGATGGCATAA
- a CDS encoding response regulator transcription factor — MTETPPSRGEIFVVDDDPAVRETLSVVLSAGGYQVICFADGAALLAVARNRTPSCILLDVHIPGKSGLDILRELRGEEYPAPIFMISGQGDIAMAVSAIKNGALDFIEKPFRGSEIVGRLDEAIRAYARRQADSSASRVASLHFPGREPLTRREREVLEQFTSGASNKEAGRQLGISPRTIEDHRANIMKKLGARNAADLIRIVMTTPRAS, encoded by the coding sequence ATGACCGAAACACCACCCTCGCGCGGCGAAATATTCGTGGTCGACGACGATCCTGCTGTGCGCGAAACGCTTTCCGTGGTCTTGTCGGCCGGTGGCTATCAGGTGATCTGCTTCGCGGACGGCGCGGCGCTGCTCGCGGTCGCGCGCAACCGGACACCTTCCTGCATCCTGCTCGACGTGCATATTCCCGGTAAATCCGGCCTCGATATCCTGAGGGAACTTCGCGGCGAGGAGTATCCCGCGCCGATCTTCATGATCTCCGGGCAAGGCGACATCGCGATGGCGGTCTCGGCCATCAAGAACGGCGCGCTGGACTTCATCGAAAAGCCGTTCCGCGGCAGCGAAATCGTCGGACGGCTGGACGAGGCGATCAGGGCGTATGCGCGGCGGCAGGCCGACAGTTCAGCGTCGAGAGTAGCGTCGCTGCATTTTCCGGGGCGCGAACCGTTGACGCGGCGCGAACGCGAGGTGCTGGAGCAGTTCACCTCCGGCGCATCCAACAAGGAAGCCGGCCGTCAGCTCGGTATCAGCCCGCGTACGATCGAAGATCATCGCGCCAACATCATGAAGAAGCTCGGCGCGAGGAACGCGGCCGACCTGATCCGTATCGTGATGACCACTCCGCGCGCGTCCTGA
- a CDS encoding PAS domain S-box protein: MTLATRLAIAMVLLVAIAVSAVGWLSYRSLEQALLPRVLDRIEAHSQLVAADLEYFVAGARGDIAGFRSSAALNGLIRAHLAGGVDPVDGISEKTWRERIAARLFAEIQANPAYAMLRIIGLDDGGREIVRVDRFGSNGALRIVAEPELQRRDDRAYFQDSIKLRPDELYVSPLNLGRSYGEIETPHRPTIRVATPIFTPDGKPFGVVIVNVDLGPAFDRVRSSVQQGGGIYVVNGRGDYLVHPDPSREFGSELGTSTNWQSDFPYLAASPGTLQSVVNIVPDQTGRPSAAALAPAILAGSEWIGIIETVPNAVFMAPAAAIQNTSLLVGLIAVLGAAALAVLVASSLTQPISRLTAAVEGIGKNDPPPIPVDAGGETGVLARAFARVLGEANTKTEALQREVREHRRTEAARDHYAARERLFSAAVESSNDAVITKSLDGTITGWNPAAERLFGYTAAEAVGKNIDLIVPPDRIAEVHDILRRVNWGETIEQYETVRLRRDGRLVEVALRISPIKTPSGAIIGASKTARDITESRRTQHALRQQIEERRRIFDTSQDLILVIDPSGVLVQVSPSAETILGYAPDEMIGRNASEFLLPDDLEISRKEMRLVRRGQPAQNTDSRYVHKDGRLVTLSWMGTWSEPVRRYFFVGRDMTESRRAQETLRESEQLARGIIETALDAFVQTDESSSILNWNSAAEKIFGWPRKDALGKSLIDLIVVEADRDRLKAGLERFRRSGQDWLSGGRREIRAVRRDGKEFTAEVSVTALRRREGIVFNGFYRDLTDKIAAEDRIRQSEKMEALGQLTGGIAHDFNNILTVITGTIEILAEAVEKEPQLAAITRMIDDAAARGADLTQHLLAFARKQPLQPREVDINTLIIDTAKLLRPTLGEHIEIESVFEDEACVATVDPNQLATAILNLSLNARDAMPNGGKLILETGSAFLDENYANIHGDVRPGRYALIAVSDTGTGIPAGILDKVFNPFFTSKGPGKGTGLGLSMVYGFVKQSAGHIKIYSEEGHGTTIKMYLPPGTGALVASEASNALAVQGGHETILVVEDDKLVRDYVLTQLHSLGYVTLDAANAAEALTVFEAGNQFDLLFTDVIMPGAMNGRQLANELQRRKPELKVLFTSGYTENAIIHHGRLDTGVLLLAKPYRKSDMGAMIRKALAT, translated from the coding sequence ATGACGCTCGCCACCCGACTAGCCATCGCGATGGTCTTGCTGGTTGCGATCGCGGTATCGGCGGTCGGATGGCTGAGCTATCGCAGCCTGGAGCAGGCGCTGCTGCCGCGCGTCCTCGATCGCATCGAGGCTCATTCGCAGCTCGTCGCCGCGGATCTCGAATACTTCGTGGCCGGCGCGCGGGGAGACATCGCAGGCTTTCGATCCTCGGCCGCGTTGAACGGCTTGATCCGCGCGCATTTGGCAGGTGGCGTCGATCCCGTTGATGGCATCTCGGAAAAAACGTGGCGGGAACGGATCGCAGCCCGGCTCTTTGCCGAAATTCAAGCCAACCCTGCTTATGCGATGCTTCGCATCATCGGCCTCGATGACGGCGGGCGCGAGATCGTACGCGTCGACCGCTTCGGGTCCAATGGAGCGCTTCGGATCGTTGCAGAGCCGGAGTTGCAACGAAGAGACGATCGGGCCTATTTCCAGGATTCGATCAAGTTGCGCCCGGACGAATTATACGTATCACCGCTCAATCTGGGGCGGTCCTACGGGGAAATCGAGACGCCGCACAGACCGACGATACGCGTCGCGACGCCGATTTTCACGCCCGACGGCAAACCGTTCGGTGTCGTCATCGTCAACGTCGATTTAGGGCCGGCTTTTGACCGCGTCCGGTCATCGGTGCAGCAGGGCGGGGGGATCTACGTCGTCAATGGACGAGGGGACTATCTCGTCCATCCCGACCCCAGCCGCGAATTCGGCTCGGAGCTGGGCACGTCGACCAACTGGCAGAGCGACTTTCCCTATTTAGCGGCGTCACCCGGGACATTGCAAAGTGTGGTGAACATCGTGCCCGATCAGACCGGGCGGCCGAGCGCGGCGGCGCTCGCTCCGGCCATTCTTGCCGGCAGTGAATGGATCGGGATCATCGAAACCGTTCCGAACGCCGTCTTCATGGCGCCGGCGGCGGCGATCCAGAACACCTCCCTGCTGGTCGGGTTGATCGCGGTGTTGGGCGCGGCCGCGCTGGCCGTGCTCGTCGCGAGCTCGCTGACCCAGCCGATCAGTCGATTGACGGCGGCCGTCGAGGGCATCGGCAAGAACGACCCGCCGCCCATTCCCGTCGATGCGGGCGGAGAGACCGGCGTGCTGGCACGGGCGTTTGCGCGGGTGCTGGGCGAGGCCAACACCAAGACCGAGGCACTGCAACGCGAGGTCCGGGAACATCGCCGGACCGAGGCCGCGCGTGACCACTACGCCGCCCGCGAGCGTCTTTTCAGCGCCGCCGTCGAGTCCTCCAACGACGCCGTCATCACCAAGTCCCTCGACGGCACGATAACCGGCTGGAATCCGGCCGCCGAACGGCTGTTCGGATATACCGCGGCGGAAGCGGTCGGCAAGAACATCGATCTGATCGTACCGCCCGACCGGATCGCGGAGGTGCATGACATCCTGCGCCGGGTCAACTGGGGCGAAACCATCGAGCAATATGAAACGGTGCGCCTGCGCAGGGACGGCCGTCTGGTGGAGGTCGCGCTCCGCATTTCCCCGATCAAGACGCCGTCGGGCGCGATCATCGGTGCATCGAAAACCGCCCGCGACATTACGGAAAGCAGGCGAACCCAGCACGCGCTGCGCCAGCAGATCGAGGAGCGCCGCCGCATCTTCGATACTTCGCAGGATCTGATCCTGGTGATCGATCCCAGCGGCGTGCTGGTCCAGGTGAGCCCCAGCGCCGAAACCATCCTGGGATATGCGCCGGACGAAATGATCGGCCGCAACGCCAGCGAGTTCCTGCTCCCTGACGATCTCGAAATCAGCCGCAAGGAAATGCGGCTGGTCCGGCGCGGACAGCCCGCGCAGAACACCGATTCACGCTACGTCCACAAGGACGGACGGCTCGTGACGCTGTCCTGGATGGGCACCTGGTCGGAGCCGGTCCGGCGGTATTTCTTCGTCGGCCGCGACATGACCGAAAGCCGGCGAGCGCAGGAAACTTTGCGCGAAAGCGAGCAACTGGCACGCGGCATCATCGAAACCGCGCTCGACGCCTTCGTCCAGACCGACGAGAGCAGCAGCATCCTGAACTGGAATTCGGCGGCGGAAAAGATTTTCGGGTGGCCGCGCAAGGACGCCCTTGGGAAAAGCCTGATCGATCTGATCGTCGTAGAAGCGGACCGCGACAGGCTCAAGGCAGGCTTGGAGCGCTTTCGCCGGTCTGGGCAAGACTGGCTTTCCGGAGGCCGCCGCGAAATCAGGGCGGTGCGGCGCGACGGCAAGGAATTCACAGCCGAGGTGAGCGTCACCGCGCTACGCCGCCGCGAGGGCATTGTGTTCAACGGATTCTACCGTGATCTCACCGACAAGATCGCGGCGGAGGACCGGATCCGGCAGTCCGAAAAGATGGAAGCCCTCGGCCAGCTCACCGGCGGCATCGCGCATGATTTCAACAATATCCTGACGGTAATTACCGGAACCATCGAAATCCTGGCGGAGGCGGTCGAGAAGGAGCCGCAGCTCGCAGCCATCACCAGGATGATCGACGACGCCGCCGCGCGTGGCGCGGACCTCACCCAGCATCTGCTGGCGTTCGCGCGCAAGCAGCCGCTGCAGCCACGCGAGGTCGACATCAATACGCTGATCATCGACACCGCCAAGCTGCTGCGGCCCACGCTGGGCGAGCACATCGAGATCGAATCGGTATTCGAAGACGAAGCCTGCGTAGCCACCGTCGACCCCAATCAGCTCGCCACCGCCATCCTCAATCTGTCGCTCAATGCCCGCGACGCCATGCCCAATGGCGGCAAGCTTATCCTGGAGACCGGCTCGGCGTTCCTCGACGAAAATTACGCAAACATCCACGGCGACGTCCGGCCCGGCCGCTACGCCCTGATTGCCGTGAGCGACACCGGGACCGGCATTCCCGCCGGTATCCTCGACAAGGTCTTCAACCCGTTCTTCACGTCGAAGGGACCTGGCAAGGGCACCGGCCTCGGACTGAGCATGGTCTACGGCTTCGTCAAGCAATCGGCGGGGCATATCAAGATCTACAGCGAGGAGGGTCACGGAACGACGATCAAGATGTACCTGCCGCCGGGCACCGGAGCGCTGGTCGCGTCCGAGGCCTCCAACGCGCTGGCGGTACAAGGCGGACATGAAACCATTCTCGTCGTCGAGGACGACAAGCTGGTGAGGGATTACGTGCTGACCCAGCTGCATTCGCTGGGCTACGTCACGCTGGATGCGGCCAATGCGGCGGAGGCGCTGACCGTGTTCGAGGCCGGCAATCAATTCGATCTGTTGTTCACCGACGTCATCATGCCGGGCGCGATGAACGGCCGCCAGCTTGCCAACGAGCTGCAACGGCGCAAACCGGAGCTGAAGGTGCTGTTCACCTCGGGCTATACCGAGAATGCGATCATCCATCACGGCCGGCTCGACACCGGCGTGCTGCTGCTCGCCAAGCCGTACCGCAAGTCGGATATGGGGGCCATGATCCGCAAGGCGCTCGCCACTTGA
- a CDS encoding response regulator, which translates to MAKILIVDDDIAVQTTIRLLLERAGHSVFVANDGRKGLAIIESGKFDMLFLDIFMPGMDGLEAMRLIHQQQPLMPIIVISGRPIEPDPAAGPDFLTMATKLGAVSSLQKPFKPAALMAAVADCLDAAKRSSSSSVPAGNIAPGP; encoded by the coding sequence TTGGCAAAAATTCTGATCGTCGACGATGACATTGCCGTCCAGACCACCATCCGACTTCTGCTGGAGCGGGCCGGCCACAGCGTTTTCGTCGCCAATGACGGCCGCAAGGGCCTGGCGATCATCGAATCCGGAAAATTCGACATGTTGTTTCTCGATATTTTCATGCCGGGAATGGATGGGCTGGAAGCGATGCGGCTCATTCACCAACAGCAGCCGCTGATGCCGATCATTGTGATCTCCGGCCGCCCGATCGAGCCGGATCCCGCCGCGGGTCCGGACTTTCTGACCATGGCGACCAAGCTCGGCGCCGTCAGCAGCCTGCAAAAGCCCTTCAAGCCAGCCGCTCTGATGGCGGCGGTCGCAGATTGTCTTGACGCCGCGAAGCGCTCATCGTCATCATCGGTTCCAGCGGGGAATATTGCGCCCGGCCCATAA